From Microcystis aeruginosa NIES-2549, a single genomic window includes:
- a CDS encoding HigA family addiction module antitoxin — protein MNDWKSSINPGEILADELEEIDLTISQLAQKIYVSSETLYHILQGDANPTGDIALKLGRFFNTGAELWMNLQKAYELDVARENLGNKLEEIIPYQSISSL, from the coding sequence ATGAATGATTGGAAAAGCTCCATTAACCCCGGTGAAATTCTCGCGGATGAATTAGAAGAAATTGATCTTACTATCTCTCAGCTTGCCCAAAAAATTTATGTATCGTCAGAAACTCTCTATCACATCCTACAAGGAGACGCGAATCCCACGGGAGATATTGCTTTAAAATTAGGACGTTTCTTTAATACTGGTGCAGAATTGTGGATGAATTTACAAAAGGCTTATGAATTGGATGTAGCCAGAGAAAATCTAGGCAATAAGCTAGAAGAAATCATTCCCTATCAATCTATTTCTTCTCTATAA
- a CDS encoding GUN4 domain-containing protein: MDDYDLAEITIQSSAKYRTANIGDSQQLQPTDDLTVSGYPLPSSLITERLSTSTLRLGKFTDRLPPDALLKRQKGATLKIDVTTEVGMSGGAVVNKNGELVGILVEADKDASGNKSSSLAIPINLYPQWQAIRNSQRLSSPLPSPNQTLEQLLAAKKWGQANDKTWEILLSKGDSDKSGDLDSNELLSLNCKTLADLDLAWRKASNGRYGFRLQRSIYNKYHYTLPPRESRLYLYTEFAKELGWFNDIQQVSTLSISSLYNQKNPNLGFYPIWFVDRGQLGQYPFGLPSDDNLLRDPGSIWESRGTILSDMLKRCSI, encoded by the coding sequence ATTGACGATTACGATCTAGCGGAGATTACCATACAAAGTTCTGCTAAATATCGAACGGCGAATATAGGAGATAGCCAGCAATTACAACCCACCGATGATTTAACCGTTTCTGGCTATCCGCTTCCTTCCTCTCTGATTACAGAAAGGCTATCTACTTCCACCCTTAGACTGGGTAAATTTACTGATAGATTACCTCCTGATGCGCTACTAAAAAGACAAAAGGGGGCAACGCTGAAGATAGATGTAACAACGGAAGTCGGAATGAGTGGCGGCGCGGTTGTTAATAAAAATGGTGAATTAGTCGGAATATTAGTCGAAGCAGATAAAGACGCTTCTGGGAATAAATCATCATCTTTAGCGATTCCTATTAATTTATATCCTCAGTGGCAAGCGATTCGGAATTCTCAAAGATTATCTTCCCCTCTTCCCTCTCCCAATCAAACTTTGGAGCAATTACTAGCAGCTAAAAAATGGGGACAAGCGAATGATAAAACTTGGGAGATTTTACTAAGTAAAGGCGATTCAGATAAGTCAGGCGATTTAGATAGCAATGAATTGCTATCTTTAAACTGTAAAACTCTAGCAGATCTAGATCTAGCGTGGCGTAAAGCATCTAATGGAAGATATGGATTTCGGTTACAAAGAAGCATTTATAATAAGTATCATTATACTTTGCCGCCTAGAGAGTCTCGGCTTTATCTTTATACAGAATTCGCTAAAGAGCTAGGTTGGTTTAACGATATTCAACAAGTATCAACTCTCTCAATTTCAAGTTTATACAATCAAAAAAATCCCAATCTCGGCTTTTACCCAATTTGGTTTGTTGACCGAGGACAATTAGGACAGTATCCTTTTGGTTTACCTTCCGATGATAATCTATTGCGCGATCCTGGTTCAATTTGGGAAAGTAGGGGAACGATCTTGAGCGATATGTTAAAACGATGTTCGATATAA
- a CDS encoding nucleotidyltransferase family protein translates to MTITASDLPMEKIAQFCDRWQVTEFALFGSVLREDFRPDSDIDVMVEFHPEAHPTFSTLDQMEAELKTIFHRDVDLITRQGIATSRNYLRRNQILSSAQVIYATGSPIPA, encoded by the coding sequence ATGACCATTACTGCGAGCGACCTACCGATGGAAAAAATTGCCCAGTTTTGCGATCGCTGGCAAGTGACCGAATTCGCTCTATTCGGCTCCGTCCTGCGCGAAGACTTCCGCCCCGACAGCGACATTGATGTTATGGTGGAATTTCATCCAGAGGCTCATCCCACATTCAGCACCCTAGACCAAATGGAAGCAGAGCTAAAAACCATTTTCCATCGAGATGTTGACCTGATTACCCGCCAAGGCATTGCCACCAGTCGCAACTACCTACGCCGTAATCAAATCCTTTCTTCGGCTCAAGTGATTTATGCAACGGGATCCCCAATTCCTGCTTGA
- a CDS encoding COP23 domain-containing protein, which yields MNVFWRYFPLAFVVMLSNGFTPHAMNVFWRYFPLAFVVMLSNGFTPQQGRTESPKVTCQIESYPSTKQKVPTTMIQNGTGNLVPFIYWVEEVAGEKPLERCKEVSEIIQARYDDKTWSRSFLRTGKSSDNYPIICFVKEPKDKACDTERELIVKLKRGENAERVLDKMLALRYRLIRRNFLTFTDNFIFYSGGANLYIDVDKFLEEVERSRTERQ from the coding sequence ATGAATGTTTTCTGGCGCTATTTCCCCTTGGCATTTGTTGTTATGCTTTCTAATGGTTTCACCCCACACGCGATGAATGTTTTCTGGCGCTATTTCCCCTTGGCATTTGTTGTTATGCTTTCTAATGGTTTCACCCCACAACAAGGGCGAACGGAATCACCCAAAGTTACCTGTCAAATAGAAAGCTATCCCTCCACAAAGCAAAAAGTTCCCACGACAATGATCCAGAACGGAACGGGAAATTTAGTACCATTTATTTATTGGGTAGAGGAAGTTGCGGGGGAAAAGCCACTAGAGCGGTGCAAGGAAGTTTCTGAGATTATTCAAGCAAGATATGACGATAAAACCTGGAGTCGTTCTTTTTTACGGACGGGAAAATCGAGTGATAATTATCCGATCATTTGTTTTGTCAAGGAACCCAAAGATAAAGCTTGCGATACCGAAAGAGAACTTATCGTTAAATTAAAGCGAGGGGAAAACGCGGAAAGAGTTTTAGATAAGATGTTAGCCCTTCGCTATCGGTTAATAAGAAGAAACTTTCTTACATTCACGGATAATTTTATTTTTTATTCTGGGGGAGCCAACCTTTATATTGATGTTGATAAGTTTCTCGAAGAAGTGGAGCGATCAAGGACTGAAAGACAATGA